GGACGCGATCGGCAAACACCGCTGGTACTCCAGGTTGAGGAGCGCCCAGTGTAAGCCTTTAAGGTCTAAGGTTCCACCAGAATGCTAAACGTAGGCGCCGTCCCATAAACGTTGCAAAAACAAACGCCAAGGCAATAGCTCAATACCGTCCTCTGTCCTACGTTCTTGATAAATTACCGTAAATCAGTTGCGGATTTTCATGAAATCCAACATTTACTATGCGGTTTTTCATTCTCGCTGCTGGGTAACTTTAACATAAGTAGCTAGTCTTTTGCCGCCAGGAGTGAGCTCCATTTTGCCTGATCAAAGCCCACGGCAACAGCCTTACCGTTTACGAGTAAAAAAGGCCTCTTGATCAATTTGCCGTTAGTTGCCAGTAGATTCATCACTTCATCGGTGGATAGGTGCGGCAATTTGGTGCTGAGTTGCATCTCGCGATAAACCTGACCTGAAGTGTTTAGCAACTTGCGCAATGCGCCGCCAACGGCCTTAAGCATGCCATCTAGTTCGCTGCGACTTGGTGGCGTAAGGGTGATATCGACTGTTTGATGGTCGAGGCCCCGTGCTTCCAGAAATTTAGTAGCTTGGCGACAGGTTGAGCATTTTTGGTAGCTGTAAAGCTTGATAGTCAAAGAGTACACCTCATGGAATTT
This is a stretch of genomic DNA from Deltaproteobacteria bacterium. It encodes these proteins:
- a CDS encoding Spx/MgsR family RNA polymerase-binding regulatory protein, whose amino-acid sequence is MRKVGKIDRHLPSCKFHEVYSLTIKLYSYQKCSTCRQATKFLEARGLDHQTVDITLTPPSRSELDGMLKAVGGALRKLLNTSGQVYREMQLSTKLPHLSTDEVMNLLATNGKLIKRPFLLVNGKAVAVGFDQAKWSSLLAAKD